Proteins from a genomic interval of Candidatus Woesearchaeota archaeon:
- a CDS encoding class I SAM-dependent methyltransferase, whose amino-acid sequence MTRKEKINERIYLQIPGFFEGSLKMVGLALIVNTASVEGSHALQYLGGGISYALGITASLLRKITIDDYILEIFNELNDKVSKNIEKLKKSTVDETINRQLQIQYPFVSKDDFSRLRKRFGDDLEFVDCLKRRSRNEPMEYLLEKANFLGRKFKVTKNTYVPNKETELLVEYLIQNENLDGKRVLDVGTGCGNIAISLKRKVDNVSIYASDISEKALEIAKQNAKKHNTEIADFFVSNYVDDVPVEPNYIISDLPWGHGDSKSDYTLKSIDNDELKHMPQIAVYHPDGDMVAYEELFESIQKKSWHPKLFIETGLMPKHVVEKAIPKCLDWKYIPMKDYSITEIYF is encoded by the coding sequence ATGACACGTAAAGAAAAAATAAACGAGCGCATTTATTTACAAATTCCAGGGTTCTTTGAGGGCTCTTTGAAGATGGTTGGCTTAGCATTGATAGTGAATACTGCTTCAGTTGAAGGTTCTCACGCATTACAGTATCTTGGCGGAGGCATTAGTTATGCTTTAGGAATTACAGCCAGCCTGCTTAGAAAGATTACAATTGATGATTATATACTAGAAATATTTAATGAATTGAACGATAAAGTTAGCAAGAATATTGAGAAGTTAAAGAAAAGTACTGTAGATGAAACTATCAACAGACAATTGCAAATACAATATCCTTTTGTGAGTAAAGATGATTTTTCTAGGTTAAGGAAAAGGTTTGGAGATGACTTAGAATTTGTTGATTGCCTTAAAAGGCGAAGTAGAAATGAACCTATGGAATATTTGCTTGAAAAAGCAAATTTTTTGGGCAGAAAATTCAAAGTAACCAAAAATACGTATGTGCCAAACAAGGAAACGGAATTATTAGTTGAATATTTAATTCAAAATGAAAACTTGGATGGAAAAAGAGTACTTGACGTGGGTACTGGTTGCGGCAATATAGCTATTTCTCTTAAGCGCAAGGTTGATAACGTAAGCATTTATGCATCGGATATTAGTGAGAAAGCACTTGAAATCGCAAAGCAAAATGCAAAGAAGCATAATACAGAGATAGCAGATTTTTTTGTTAGCAACTATGTAGATGATGTGCCTGTAGAACCCAATTACATAATATCTGATTTGCCGTGGGGTCATGGCGATTCGAAGAGTGATTATACCTTAAAATCAATCGATAATGATGAACTAAAACACATGCCACAAATTGCAGTTTATCATCCTGATGGAGATATGGTTGCTTATGAAGAATTATTCGAGTCTATTCAGAAAAAGAGTTGGCATCCTAAGCTTTTCATAGAAACAGGTCTTATGCCAAAGCATGTTGTTGAAAAAGCAATTCCTAAATGTCTTGATTGGAAATATATTCCTATGAAAGATTATTCAATTACAGAAATTTATTTTTAA
- a CDS encoding ATP-dependent DNA ligase, giving the protein MKYVELSKAYSKLENTSKRLHKTYIISNLLKETSENELEYVIMLLQGRVFTDADDREIGVAAKLVLKAIAVSTGYSVSDIEDLWKKIGDLGEVAEKLCGKKTQNTLFSQDLEVEEVFNNLQKLASLEGMGSVDQKVKLISKVLTSAKPLEAKYVVRTVLQDLRVGVAEGTLRDAIAWAYLPNINPGYDEETNAITPENREEYNKQLESVQSALNKINDFSKVAVAAKKGLKELEKIKIIVGKPLKVMLAQKVNTVSEAFETVGKPAAIEFKYDGFRMQIHKKNNSVTIFTRRLEEVTKQFPEVKNFVLKNVDAESCILDCEAAGYDSKTGKYTPFQSISQRIKRKYDIEKMSKDFPVELNIFDIIYFDGEDLLSKPFNERRELLEKIVTQEKKKIVLSKKLITDSEEKAQEFFDESIKQGNEGLMFKNLNGIYKPGSRVGYMIKLKSAQDPLEVVILGGEWGKGKRSGWITSLTIGVQSDDGFLEIGHVGTGLKEKPEEGLSFGEITELLKPNIIKEKGREVTVKPGVVISVEYEEIQKSPGYSSGYALRFPRVKLLRSDRRPEEIATLEEVEDLFYSQKK; this is encoded by the coding sequence ATGAAATACGTGGAACTTTCAAAAGCTTATTCTAAGCTTGAAAATACGTCAAAAAGACTTCACAAGACATATATAATCTCCAATTTATTAAAAGAAACTTCTGAAAATGAACTTGAGTATGTGATTATGCTCTTACAAGGAAGAGTTTTTACTGATGCTGATGATAGGGAGATAGGTGTTGCTGCAAAGCTTGTTTTAAAAGCGATAGCTGTATCTACAGGATATTCTGTTTCAGATATAGAGGATTTGTGGAAAAAAATAGGGGATTTGGGGGAAGTAGCAGAAAAATTATGCGGAAAGAAAACTCAAAACACATTATTTTCTCAGGATTTAGAAGTTGAAGAAGTTTTCAACAACTTACAGAAACTAGCATCACTTGAAGGTATGGGTAGTGTTGATCAAAAAGTAAAATTGATATCAAAAGTTCTTACTAGTGCTAAACCTTTAGAAGCAAAATATGTTGTAAGAACTGTTCTTCAGGATTTAAGAGTTGGTGTTGCTGAAGGAACACTAAGAGATGCAATTGCTTGGGCGTATCTTCCAAATATAAACCCTGGTTATGATGAAGAAACAAATGCTATAACTCCTGAAAACAGAGAAGAATACAATAAACAGTTGGAATCTGTTCAGTCAGCTCTGAATAAAATTAATGATTTTTCTAAAGTTGCAGTCGCTGCAAAGAAAGGATTAAAAGAATTAGAGAAAATAAAAATCATTGTTGGAAAACCATTGAAAGTTATGCTTGCACAGAAAGTCAATACTGTAAGTGAAGCATTTGAAACTGTGGGTAAACCTGCAGCTATAGAATTTAAATACGATGGATTTAGGATGCAGATTCATAAGAAAAATAATTCTGTCACAATATTCACTAGAAGATTGGAAGAAGTAACAAAGCAGTTTCCCGAAGTAAAAAATTTTGTTTTGAAAAATGTTGATGCAGAATCCTGTATTTTAGACTGCGAAGCAGCAGGTTATGATTCTAAGACGGGTAAATATACTCCTTTTCAGAGCATTAGCCAAAGAATTAAGAGAAAATACGATATTGAAAAAATGTCAAAGGATTTTCCTGTTGAATTAAACATTTTTGATATTATTTATTTTGATGGGGAAGATTTATTATCAAAACCATTCAATGAGAGAAGAGAGCTATTAGAAAAGATTGTAACACAGGAAAAGAAAAAAATAGTTCTTTCAAAGAAATTAATAACTGATTCTGAAGAGAAAGCTCAAGAATTTTTTGATGAATCTATAAAACAAGGTAATGAAGGGTTGATGTTTAAAAATCTTAATGGCATTTATAAACCAGGTTCAAGAGTTGGATATATGATAAAGCTTAAGAGCGCCCAAGATCCTCTTGAGGTAGTGATTCTCGGGGGTGAGTGGGGTAAAGGAAAAAGAAGCGGATGGATAACATCTCTTACAATAGGTGTTCAAAGTGATGATGGCTTCTTAGAAATTGGACATGTAGGGACTGGATTAAAAGAAAAACCTGAAGAAGGTTTAAGCTTTGGAGAAATCACAGAACTACTAAAACCAAATATTATCAAAGAGAAAGGAAGAGAAGTTACTGTTAAACCAGGTGTTGTTATTAGCGTTGAGTATGAAGAAATACAAAAGAGTCCTGGTTATAGTTCAGGATATGCCTTAAGGTTTCCTCGTGTGAAATTATTAAGATCTGATAGAAGACCTGAAGAAATCGCGACTTTGGAAGAAGTCGAAGATTTGTTCTATAGTCAAAAGAAATGA
- a CDS encoding AAA family ATPase, whose amino-acid sequence MGLFDDTLKPNQNLIKNFDALEYDYVPGELPFRENEQQYLANSLKPLFHKRSGRNILIHGAPGIGKTAATKFILRELEKETDEIEPIYINCWKHNTTYKVLLEICNIIGYKFTQNKKTFDLYDVISRMLNKKAAAFVFDEIDKADELDFIYFVLEDIHYKSIFLLTNYKSWLVNLDERIKSRLLPELFEFRRYTLKETLSIMKLRKEIALHLGAIEQEAFDKIAEKTFQLKDIRSGLYLLKESALNAENQSKNKITKEHVQKAINKLDDFTIKNSEELESDSKLIYDVVKENSGKKIGDLYKIYQKKEGAASYKTFQRKIAMLEDGNYIKTKKLTGAGGNTTIVEKKLTDF is encoded by the coding sequence ATGGGACTATTTGACGATACACTAAAACCAAACCAAAACCTAATAAAAAACTTTGACGCGCTAGAATACGACTACGTACCCGGAGAATTACCATTTAGAGAAAACGAACAACAATACCTAGCAAACTCTCTAAAACCTCTATTTCACAAAAGATCCGGAAGAAACATCCTAATACACGGAGCACCAGGAATAGGAAAAACAGCAGCAACAAAATTCATACTAAGAGAACTAGAAAAAGAAACAGACGAAATAGAACCAATATACATAAACTGCTGGAAACACAACACAACATACAAAGTACTACTAGAAATATGCAACATAATCGGCTACAAATTCACACAAAACAAGAAAACATTTGACCTATATGATGTAATCTCAAGAATGTTGAACAAAAAAGCAGCTGCATTTGTATTTGACGAAATAGACAAAGCGGACGAACTAGATTTCATATATTTTGTGTTAGAAGACATACACTACAAATCAATATTTCTACTAACAAACTACAAATCATGGCTAGTTAATTTAGATGAAAGAATAAAATCAAGACTACTTCCAGAATTATTTGAATTCAGAAGATACACATTAAAAGAAACACTAAGCATAATGAAACTAAGAAAGGAAATAGCACTACACCTAGGAGCAATAGAACAAGAAGCTTTCGACAAAATAGCCGAAAAAACATTCCAACTAAAAGACATAAGATCGGGGCTGTACCTACTAAAAGAATCAGCACTAAACGCAGAAAACCAAAGCAAAAACAAAATCACAAAAGAACACGTACAAAAAGCAATAAACAAACTAGATGATTTCACAATAAAAAACTCAGAAGAATTAGAAAGTGATTCAAAATTAATATATGATGTAGTAAAAGAAAATTCAGGCAAAAAAATAGGCGATTTATACAAAATATACCAAAAAAAAGAAGGTGCAGCATCCTACAAAACATTTCAAAGAAAAATAGCGATGCTAGAAGATGGAAACTACATAAAAACAAAAAAACTAACAGGAGCAGGTGGAAACACCACAATAGTAGAAAAAAAACTCACAGATTTCTAA